In the genome of Arthrobacter sp. PAMC25284, the window TGTTCACCGCCGTTTTATCGAACTGCACGAGGCACAGGGCTGGGCGCTGGACAGCGAACGGTTCGGCCACGCAGCAGCAATCCTGACCGGTGATCTCTGCCTTTCCTTCAGCGAGGAGTCATTCACGGAAATCGGCGACCGGGCTGCCTCCGGGAGCCGGGCCCGGTTGATTTTCAACCTCATGCGCGCCGAGGTAATGGCCGGCCAGTATCTGGACATTCTCGAAGAGGTTGCCGGGCCGCGCCGCGACCGCGCGGGGGCCGTCAGCAGGGCACAGTCCATCATCCGCTTCAAATCGGCCAAATACTCCACCGAGCACCCCCTGGCCCTCGGCGGCGCCCTCGCCGGTGCATCGGATGAGCTGCTGCATGGCTATTCCGCCTTTGCCTTGCCGCTCGGCGAGGCCTTCCAGTTGCGGGACGACGTCCTAGGCGTCTTCGGCGATCCGGTCACGACCGGAAAGCCTGCCGGGGACGATCTGCGCGAGGGAAAGCGGACCGTGCTGGTGGCGTTTGCCCTGGATCAGGCGCTGCCGGAGGAGTCAGCCTTCATCGATGCCAAGCTGGGAAATCCCTACCTTAACGACGCGGACGTAGCTGAAATCCGGCGAATTATTATCGACTGCGGCGCGCTGCAGGCGACGGAACTCCTGATTCAGGAGTTCGGGCAGGCGGCCTTCGAGGCCCTCGACGCACTGCCGCTTGAGGAGCTGCCCAAGACGGCCCTACGCAGGCTGGCCGAGGCCACCGTCAGCCGGGCGTCCTAATCCCGAAAAATAATCAGGCCGGGCGCTGTTGCGCCCGGCCTGATTTTTTTGGCAGCCTTCGTCGCTGCATGGGCTTGACCCGCTGGACCGGTGCTACCAGGCCAGGGACTGTGCCCGGCGGCGGATCTCCGTCTTCCGGCCTTCGCGCAGGGCATCGATCGGGCGTCCACGGAGCGACTCGTCGGGAGTAAACAGCCAATCAATCAGTTCCTCATCCGAGTACCCTGCGTCCGCAAGGACGATGATGGTCCCCTTCAGGCTCTCCACGGCATGGCCGTCCTGGATGAACGCCGCCGGTACTGACCTGATACGACGCTCGCCAACGCGCAACGCCGACAAAGCGCGTTCGTCCAGGAGCGCATGCACCTTGGTTATTGACACGCCGAGAAGCTGTGCAACATCGGGCAGGGGCAGCCATTCGCCCACAAGGCTTTCTACATTACTCACGCATAAAGATTGCCACGTTATGCCGCCCGGCGCCTAGTCGGCGTAAGTACCGTAACCACGCGGCGGCCACGATTCAGGCTGTGCTGTGCAGCCGATGGCCGCGCCTGAATGAAGCGACGCGGTAGAACAGTTCTTGTACTAACTCGAAATTCGTGAGACATTCACCTAGACCAAACTGCAACAGCACTAACTTTTGTAACACTGGTCCCAATAGTCACACACGCCCGAATTTATATAGTCACACACGCCCGAATTTGCAGCGTTGCCGCTGAGAAGAGGATCTTTCATGACGTCACGTTCGCCTAAGCCCCGTACCAGGGCCAGCCTTCCGATGCTCGCGGCGACCACGGCGGCTCTTCCTGCTGTTGTTTTGTCATCCCTGGCGATGGCGCAGCCGGCGACAGCCGAATCACGCGCCCGGGCGGTCCCGGGATCGCTGGAGGCAGCGGTGCGGGCTCAGACCCAGACCGCGACGTCGTCCTCGCTGGCTACCGCCTTCGTCCCCGCCGGCTCCGTCTCCGCGTCGATTCCCGCCGCATTCC includes:
- a CDS encoding polyprenyl synthetase family protein, with amino-acid sequence MSLAEQWRDEQTAYVAAVAGKLTDFLSSRQSVMSTISQDIDPLMGSISNLVTGGKRLRALMCYWGWRGAGGDAGAGEVVTAGSALELFQAAALIHDDIIDRSDMRRGGPSVHRRFIELHEAQGWALDSERFGHAAAILTGDLCLSFSEESFTEIGDRAASGSRARLIFNLMRAEVMAGQYLDILEEVAGPRRDRAGAVSRAQSIIRFKSAKYSTEHPLALGGALAGASDELLHGYSAFALPLGEAFQLRDDVLGVFGDPVTTGKPAGDDLREGKRTVLVAFALDQALPEESAFIDAKLGNPYLNDADVAEIRRIIIDCGALQATELLIQEFGQAAFEALDALPLEELPKTALRRLAEATVSRAS
- a CDS encoding Rv2175c family DNA-binding protein, coding for MSNVESLVGEWLPLPDVAQLLGVSITKVHALLDERALSALRVGERRIRSVPAAFIQDGHAVESLKGTIIVLADAGYSDEELIDWLFTPDESLRGRPIDALREGRKTEIRRRAQSLAW